In Burkholderia sp. NRF60-BP8, a single window of DNA contains:
- a CDS encoding aldehyde dehydrogenase family protein, which produces MNIYDQFYIDGAWRKPAGTGTIDVIDSGTEAVIGRIPEGIASDAQDAIRAARAAFDAWAATPAATRAGYLRKIVEHLQARSEELAQSITGEVGMPIKLSRAIQVGGPIYNWKAYAKLAESFEFEAQVGNSLVVREPVGVVAAITPWNYPLNQITLKVAPALAAGCTVVLKPSEVAPLNAFMLAEAIHAAGLPAGVFNLVCGYGPVVGEVLATDPDVDMVSFTGSTRAGKRVAELAAAGVKRVALELGGKSASVILDDADFATAVKGTVNACYLNAGQTCSAHTRMLVPEARYDEAREIAKAAAETYVAGDPRQETTRLGALASAAQQQRVQAYIQRGIDEGAELVTGGTGLPEGLAKGFFVKPTVFGRVDPKSTIAQEEIFGPVLSIITYRDEDEAVRIANDSPYGLGGAVWAGSDERAMRVARRIRTGQVDINGGTWNGAAPFGGFKQSGHGRENGVYGLEEYLEYKSMQLKPAKPA; this is translated from the coding sequence ATGAACATCTACGACCAGTTCTACATCGACGGCGCATGGCGCAAACCGGCTGGCACCGGCACGATCGACGTGATCGATTCGGGCACCGAAGCCGTGATCGGCCGGATTCCCGAGGGCATCGCGTCCGACGCGCAGGACGCGATCCGCGCGGCGCGCGCGGCCTTCGACGCATGGGCGGCCACGCCGGCCGCGACGCGCGCGGGTTATCTGCGCAAGATCGTCGAGCATCTGCAGGCGCGCAGCGAGGAACTCGCGCAGTCGATCACCGGCGAAGTCGGCATGCCGATCAAGCTGTCGCGCGCGATCCAGGTCGGCGGCCCGATCTACAACTGGAAGGCGTACGCGAAGCTCGCCGAATCGTTCGAATTCGAGGCGCAGGTCGGCAATTCGCTGGTGGTGCGCGAGCCGGTCGGCGTCGTCGCGGCGATCACGCCGTGGAACTACCCGCTCAACCAGATCACGCTGAAGGTTGCGCCGGCGCTCGCGGCCGGCTGCACGGTCGTGCTGAAGCCATCCGAAGTCGCGCCGCTCAACGCGTTCATGCTCGCCGAAGCGATCCACGCGGCCGGGCTGCCGGCCGGCGTGTTCAACCTCGTGTGCGGGTACGGCCCGGTCGTCGGCGAGGTGCTGGCCACCGATCCGGACGTCGACATGGTGTCGTTCACCGGCTCGACGCGTGCGGGCAAGCGCGTGGCCGAGCTGGCGGCCGCGGGTGTCAAGCGCGTCGCGCTGGAGCTGGGCGGCAAGTCGGCGTCGGTGATCCTCGACGATGCCGATTTCGCGACGGCGGTGAAGGGCACGGTCAACGCGTGCTACCTGAACGCCGGCCAGACCTGCTCCGCGCATACGCGGATGCTGGTGCCGGAAGCCCGCTACGACGAAGCGCGCGAGATCGCGAAGGCCGCGGCCGAAACGTACGTCGCGGGCGACCCGCGGCAGGAGACGACGCGCCTCGGCGCGCTGGCGTCGGCCGCGCAGCAGCAGCGCGTGCAGGCGTACATCCAGCGCGGGATCGACGAAGGCGCGGAACTCGTGACGGGCGGCACCGGTTTACCGGAAGGGCTCGCGAAGGGCTTCTTCGTGAAGCCGACCGTGTTCGGCCGCGTCGATCCGAAATCGACGATCGCGCAGGAAGAGATCTTCGGGCCGGTGCTGTCGATCATCACGTATCGCGATGAAGACGAGGCCGTGCGGATCGCGAACGATTCGCCGTACGGGCTCGGCGGCGCGGTGTGGGCCGGCAGCGACGAACGCGCGATGCGCGTCGCGCGCCGCATCCGCACGGGGCAGGTGGACATCAACGGCGGCACGTGGAACGGCGCCGCGCCGTTCGGCGGCTTCAAGCAGTCGGGGCACGGCCGCGAGAACGGCGTGTACGGGCTCGAAGAGTATCTCGAATACAAGTCGATGCAGTTGAAGCCGGCGAAGCCGGCCTGA